The following proteins come from a genomic window of Mucinivorans hirudinis:
- a CDS encoding Carbamoyl-phosphate synthase small chain yields MLEKKSAALILEDGSRFDGYSFGAELPTTGEVVFNTAMTGYPESLTDPSYAGQILVLTFPLIGNYGVPSPERDEWGILNFFESEKIHIQGLIVSDYSFEHSHWNAVKSLGEWLAEQGIPGVYGVDTRAITKIIREHGVMLGKIAIEGVAEPAEFIDPNVENLVAKTSCTDIIEYGDGEHKVVLVDCGCKYNIIRCLLKRGVRVIRVPWDYDFTTLDYDGVMLSNGPGDPSLCGATVENIRKAFAVGKPIFGICMGNQLTSIAAGASTYKLKYGHRSHNQPALEVGTDRAVITSQNHGFAVNPEGLADGWTPYFINLNDGTIEGVKHSHKPFFTVQFHPEATSGPVDTEYLFDCFIDKIIESKR; encoded by the coding sequence ATGCTGGAAAAAAAATCTGCCGCTCTCATTCTAGAAGACGGCTCACGTTTTGATGGGTATAGCTTTGGAGCAGAACTCCCTACAACAGGCGAAGTGGTATTTAATACCGCTATGACCGGTTATCCCGAATCATTGACAGACCCATCCTATGCGGGTCAAATTTTAGTTTTAACATTTCCACTCATTGGGAACTACGGTGTTCCTTCCCCGGAAAGGGATGAGTGGGGTATTCTGAATTTTTTTGAATCTGAAAAAATTCATATACAAGGACTTATAGTGAGCGACTACTCCTTCGAACACAGCCATTGGAATGCTGTGAAAAGCCTGGGAGAATGGCTCGCAGAGCAGGGTATACCAGGGGTATATGGTGTGGATACGCGTGCAATTACAAAGATTATTCGCGAACACGGCGTTATGCTTGGAAAGATTGCTATTGAGGGCGTAGCAGAGCCCGCAGAGTTCATTGACCCCAATGTAGAAAACCTTGTAGCAAAAACCTCCTGCACAGATATTATCGAGTACGGCGATGGTGAGCACAAGGTGGTTTTGGTAGATTGCGGTTGCAAGTATAATATTATTAGATGTTTACTCAAGCGCGGAGTACGGGTTATACGCGTGCCGTGGGACTATGATTTTACAACTCTCGACTATGACGGGGTAATGTTGAGCAACGGGCCTGGAGACCCCTCCCTATGTGGCGCTACTGTCGAAAATATTCGCAAGGCTTTTGCCGTTGGCAAACCTATTTTCGGAATATGTATGGGTAACCAGCTCACAAGCATTGCAGCAGGAGCTTCGACCTATAAACTCAAATACGGACACCGTTCCCACAATCAACCGGCACTGGAAGTTGGCACCGATCGAGCGGTGATCACCTCTCAGAACCACGGCTTTGCGGTCAATCCCGAGGGGTTGGCAGATGGTTGGACGCCCTATTTCATAAACCTGAATGATGGTACGATTGAGGGAGTCAAACACTCTCACAAACCGTTCTTTACGGTGCAATTTCACCCTGAGGCAACCTCGGGACCTGTGGACACCGAGTATCTTTTCGATTGCTTCATAGATAAGATTATCGAAAGTAAAAGATAA
- a CDS encoding GGGtGRT domain protein, with translation MALFESYDRRINKINEALNKYGIASIEEAKAICDSVGVDPYTICKETQPICFENAAWAYVVGAAIAIKKGCKDAASAAEAIGIGLQAFCIPGSVAEDRKVGLGHGNLAAMLLRDDTKCFAFLAGHESFAAAEGAIKIALMANKVRKEPLRVILNGLGKDAAMIISRINGFTYVETAFDYGTGELKVVREKRYSESLRGNVKCFGADDVREGVAIMRHEGVDVSITGNSTNPTRFQHPVAGTYKKECMEEGKKYFSVASGGGTGRTLHPDNMAAGPASYGMTDTMGRMHGDAQFAGSSSVPAHVEMMGFLGMGNNPMVGATVAVAVTIEQACK, from the coding sequence ATGGCACTTTTTGAAAGTTACGACCGCCGAATTAATAAGATTAATGAGGCTTTGAATAAATATGGTATCGCTTCCATAGAGGAGGCGAAAGCAATTTGCGACTCGGTTGGCGTCGACCCTTACACAATCTGTAAGGAGACACAGCCTATCTGTTTCGAGAATGCGGCTTGGGCTTATGTGGTAGGCGCTGCTATCGCAATTAAGAAAGGTTGCAAGGATGCCGCCTCTGCTGCCGAGGCTATCGGTATCGGTTTGCAGGCGTTCTGTATCCCCGGTTCTGTGGCAGAAGACCGCAAAGTGGGTCTGGGACACGGTAACTTGGCTGCAATGTTGCTACGTGATGATACTAAATGTTTCGCTTTCCTTGCCGGACACGAATCTTTCGCTGCAGCCGAAGGCGCAATAAAAATCGCTCTGATGGCTAACAAAGTACGTAAAGAGCCTCTTCGTGTTATCCTTAACGGCTTGGGTAAAGATGCTGCAATGATTATCTCTCGTATCAACGGTTTCACCTATGTCGAGACCGCATTTGATTACGGCACGGGCGAGTTAAAGGTAGTACGTGAAAAGAGATATTCGGAGTCTCTGCGTGGTAACGTAAAATGTTTCGGTGCGGACGACGTTCGCGAAGGTGTAGCAATTATGCGCCACGAAGGTGTGGATGTGTCTATCACGGGTAACTCAACGAACCCAACACGTTTCCAACACCCTGTTGCAGGTACATACAAGAAAGAGTGTATGGAGGAGGGTAAGAAATATTTCTCGGTTGCTTCGGGCGGTGGTACAGGTCGCACTCTGCACCCTGACAATATGGCAGCAGGTCCAGCTTCATACGGTATGACCGACACGATGGGACGTATGCACGGAGATGCACAGTTTGCAGGTTCGTCTTCAGTGCCCGCTCACGTAGAAATGATGGGCTTTCTAGGTATGGGTAACAACCCAATGGTGGGAGCAACTGTTGCAGTTGCGGTTACTATAGAGCAGGCTTGTAAATAG
- a CDS encoding nitrogen-fixing protein NifU, protein MIYSHEVQQQCCVKKGPNHGPAPIPEEGKWVRAKQIADISGLTHGVGWCAPQQGACKLTLNIKEGIIEEALVETIGCSGMTHSAAMASEILPGKTLLEALNTDLVCDAINVAMRELFLQIVYGRSQSAFSEGGLPIGAGLEDLGKGLRSQVGTMFGTKAKGVRYLEMAEGYCTRMALDADDEVIGYEFVHLGKVMEMVTKGVDANEAIRKATSSYGRFAEGVKFINPRHE, encoded by the coding sequence ATGATTTACTCACACGAAGTACAACAACAATGTTGTGTAAAAAAAGGTCCTAACCACGGTCCTGCCCCCATACCCGAAGAGGGCAAATGGGTACGTGCTAAACAAATCGCTGACATTTCGGGCTTGACCCACGGTGTGGGCTGGTGCGCTCCTCAACAAGGTGCGTGCAAACTGACTTTGAATATCAAGGAAGGCATCATCGAAGAGGCTTTGGTGGAGACCATCGGATGCTCGGGTATGACACACTCGGCTGCTATGGCATCGGAAATTCTTCCAGGCAAAACACTGCTCGAAGCATTGAATACCGACCTGGTTTGCGATGCTATCAACGTAGCTATGCGCGAATTGTTCCTTCAGATTGTTTACGGACGCTCCCAGTCTGCCTTCTCGGAAGGCGGTCTTCCTATCGGTGCAGGTTTAGAGGACTTAGGAAAGGGGCTTCGTTCTCAGGTGGGTACTATGTTCGGCACCAAGGCTAAGGGTGTTCGTTACCTCGAAATGGCCGAGGGCTACTGTACACGTATGGCGCTTGATGCGGACGATGAAGTTATCGGTTACGAATTTGTTCACCTTGGCAAAGTTATGGAGATGGTGACCAAGGGCGTGGACGCTAACGAAGCAATCCGGAAAGCAACCTCTTCTTACGGTCGCTTCGCGGAAGGTGTTAAATTTATCAATCCAAGACACGAATAA
- a CDS encoding tetratricopeptide TPR_1 repeat-containing protein — protein MLAAVATIGAVAQNVDAVQKKIDKSNADIVDAKKSTQAATWLNRANAYIEMANIYTSKIVPNITIEQATSMIGKPLSSVEVQVSGNTFVKNDYENFIIYSDPASKMIQFFQAKKGDELSDLNNALAALTKMKELNEKDFTNKGMKIAESLKNLFQQTGMTAYNLDQKAKAASFFDGAANTSILMGKIDTLIIYYSGIAYTEAQEWNKGISLFDKILAIGDDQGGMVQLYMSMCYEGIKDDTKAISILESGFQKNPNNASILSAIINIYLKNEIDPVKLIDIIKKAEELDPKNASLYLVEGTVWEKLGDTDKAIGALKKSIEIDNKNYYAYFNLGFILTNAGNACSEKASKVDLNDQAGYDKLIAEQSEYYTQAIEALEMAHQINSEELGVIELLKGLYFQKRDKGDEFAAKSKYYEELYQSKSGK, from the coding sequence ATGCTTGCTGCCGTGGCTACTATTGGTGCTGTGGCGCAGAATGTAGATGCCGTACAGAAGAAAATCGACAAGAGCAACGCTGATATTGTTGATGCGAAAAAGTCTACGCAGGCGGCAACGTGGCTCAACAGAGCAAATGCCTACATTGAGATGGCTAATATCTACACAAGTAAAATCGTTCCCAACATCACTATCGAACAGGCAACTTCGATGATTGGAAAGCCTTTGTCGTCGGTGGAAGTTCAAGTTTCGGGAAACACTTTTGTGAAGAACGATTATGAAAATTTCATAATCTACTCCGACCCTGCATCCAAGATGATTCAATTCTTCCAAGCAAAGAAGGGCGACGAACTCTCTGACCTGAACAATGCCTTAGCAGCTCTCACAAAAATGAAGGAGTTGAACGAAAAAGATTTCACCAATAAAGGTATGAAGATAGCGGAGAGTCTTAAAAATCTTTTCCAACAAACAGGTATGACCGCCTATAACTTAGACCAGAAGGCTAAGGCTGCAAGTTTCTTTGATGGCGCAGCGAACACCTCCATTCTTATGGGCAAAATCGACACATTGATTATTTACTACTCAGGAATAGCCTATACCGAGGCACAGGAGTGGAACAAGGGTATCTCTTTGTTCGATAAAATTCTTGCCATTGGAGATGACCAAGGCGGTATGGTTCAGCTTTATATGTCTATGTGCTACGAGGGCATAAAGGATGACACGAAGGCGATTTCTATTCTCGAAAGCGGTTTTCAGAAGAATCCCAATAATGCCTCTATACTTTCTGCAATCATCAACATCTACCTCAAAAACGAGATAGACCCCGTGAAGTTGATTGATATCATTAAGAAAGCCGAAGAATTAGACCCAAAAAACGCATCGCTATATTTGGTTGAAGGTACTGTTTGGGAGAAGTTGGGTGACACTGACAAAGCCATTGGAGCTCTTAAAAAGTCTATCGAAATAGACAATAAAAACTATTACGCGTATTTCAATCTTGGTTTTATTCTCACCAACGCCGGTAATGCCTGCAGCGAGAAGGCAAGCAAGGTAGACCTAAATGACCAAGCGGGCTACGACAAACTCATAGCAGAACAGTCGGAATACTACACTCAAGCTATCGAAGCTCTCGAAATGGCACACCAAATTAACTCTGAGGAGTTAGGTGTAATTGAACTTCTCAAGGGTCTCTACTTCCAAAAACGCGACAAAGGCGACGAGTTTGCGGCTAAGAGCAAATACTACGAGGAGTTGTACCAATCAAAATCGGGAAAATAG
- a CDS encoding DNA gyrase subunit A: MSEEKIIKVNIEEQMKTAYIDYSMSVIVSRALPDVRDGLKPVHRRILYGMANELSLYSDKPHKKSARIVGDVLGKFHPHGDSSVYDAMVRMAQEWSMRYLLVDGQGNFGSVDGDPPAAMRYTEARLRKITDEVMADIDKETVDYTLNFDDTTPEPTVLPTRIPLLLVNGTSGIAVGMATNMPPHNLSDTIDATCAYIDNPDIDIEELIPIIKAPDFPTGGIIYGYEGVKEAFRTGRGRVVMRAKTEIEYTASGRECIIVNEIPYQVNKAEMIKKIAELINDKKLEGISYINDESDRNGMRIVIILKSDAVASVVLNNLYKFTPLQTTFAVNNIALVAGRPRALNLKQLIKYFVRHRHDVVVRRTRYDLRKAQERAHIVQGLLIAQDNIDEVISIIRASKSPDEAKQGLIERFALSELQAQAIVDMRLRALTGLEREKLQAEYDELCRQIDYFNELLGSETMQMQVIKDELLEVKAKYGDARRSEIVYASEEFNPEDFYADEEVVITISHLGYIKRTPLTEYRTQSRGGVGSKGSATRDEDFIEHIYVTTMHNTMLLFTEKGRCFWLKVYEIPEGSKTSKGRALQNVIAIEPDDKVRAYINVRRLTDEEYINNNYIIMCTREGIIKKTSLEAYSRPRTNGVNAITIKEGDQLLEARLTSGKAQVILAAKDGKSIRFEEEGVRAIGRTAAGVRGMNLEEDDNLIGMLTVEPGAEKSEILVVSENGYGKRTDIDDYRIQSRSGKGIKTIQITEKTGKLIAIQSVDDTKDLMIITRSGLTIRMPISEIRLTGRAAQGVKVINLRGDDSIASVVAVPKSEEEGEEIVTETIN; the protein is encoded by the coding sequence ATGTCAGAAGAAAAGATTATCAAGGTCAATATCGAAGAGCAGATGAAGACCGCCTATATCGACTATTCGATGTCGGTGATTGTTTCGCGTGCCCTTCCTGATGTGCGGGACGGATTGAAACCCGTTCACCGCCGCATACTTTATGGTATGGCTAACGAACTGAGCCTATACTCGGACAAACCACATAAAAAATCTGCCCGTATCGTGGGTGATGTTCTCGGTAAATTCCACCCACACGGCGACAGCTCGGTCTACGATGCTATGGTGCGTATGGCGCAGGAGTGGTCGATGAGGTATTTGTTGGTGGATGGTCAAGGAAACTTTGGTTCGGTGGACGGAGACCCGCCGGCAGCAATGCGTTATACAGAGGCGCGCCTTCGCAAGATAACCGACGAGGTGATGGCGGATATTGACAAGGAGACAGTAGATTATACCCTCAATTTTGATGATACCACACCCGAACCTACGGTACTACCCACACGCATTCCACTGCTGTTGGTGAACGGCACGAGCGGTATCGCCGTTGGTATGGCTACAAATATGCCACCCCACAATCTGAGTGATACCATCGATGCCACGTGTGCCTACATAGACAATCCGGATATTGACATCGAGGAGCTTATACCAATAATCAAAGCTCCCGACTTCCCTACCGGAGGTATAATCTATGGCTACGAGGGGGTGAAGGAGGCGTTCCGTACAGGGCGCGGACGTGTTGTGATGCGCGCCAAGACCGAAATTGAGTACACGGCAAGCGGACGTGAGTGCATCATTGTCAATGAGATACCATATCAGGTGAATAAGGCGGAGATGATTAAGAAGATCGCCGAACTTATCAACGACAAGAAATTAGAGGGTATTTCGTATATCAATGACGAGTCCGACCGCAACGGTATGCGGATTGTGATTATTCTCAAATCGGACGCTGTTGCGAGTGTGGTACTCAATAATTTGTATAAGTTTACACCACTGCAAACAACCTTTGCGGTCAATAATATCGCTTTGGTTGCGGGTCGCCCACGCGCTCTGAACCTCAAACAGTTAATAAAGTACTTCGTTCGCCACCGCCACGATGTGGTCGTGCGCCGCACACGTTACGACTTGCGCAAAGCTCAAGAGCGGGCGCATATTGTTCAGGGGCTCTTGATTGCGCAAGATAATATCGACGAGGTTATCTCTATCATACGCGCAAGCAAATCGCCTGACGAGGCTAAGCAGGGGCTGATTGAGCGTTTTGCGTTGAGCGAGCTTCAGGCACAAGCCATTGTGGATATGCGTCTGCGCGCTCTGACAGGTTTGGAGCGCGAGAAGTTGCAAGCTGAATATGACGAACTATGCCGTCAGATTGACTATTTCAATGAGCTACTGGGTAGTGAGACTATGCAGATGCAGGTTATTAAGGATGAACTGCTGGAGGTGAAGGCAAAATATGGCGATGCGCGTCGTTCGGAGATAGTTTATGCTTCAGAGGAGTTTAACCCCGAAGATTTTTATGCAGATGAGGAGGTGGTTATCACCATATCGCACTTGGGATACATCAAGAGAACACCACTGACCGAGTACCGCACACAGTCGCGCGGAGGAGTGGGCAGCAAGGGTTCAGCAACACGGGACGAGGATTTCATCGAGCATATCTACGTAACCACTATGCACAACACAATGTTGCTCTTCACGGAAAAAGGCAGGTGCTTCTGGCTCAAAGTTTACGAAATTCCCGAAGGGTCGAAGACCAGCAAGGGACGTGCTCTGCAGAACGTCATTGCAATAGAGCCGGACGACAAGGTGCGTGCATATATCAACGTTCGCCGATTGACAGATGAGGAGTACATAAATAATAACTATATTATAATGTGTACCCGCGAGGGCATCATCAAAAAAACCTCGTTGGAGGCATATTCGCGTCCACGAACTAATGGCGTAAATGCTATTACCATCAAGGAGGGCGACCAACTTCTGGAGGCGCGCTTAACAAGCGGTAAGGCACAGGTGATTCTTGCGGCAAAGGATGGCAAGTCGATTCGCTTTGAGGAAGAGGGCGTTCGCGCCATCGGTCGTACTGCTGCCGGAGTGCGCGGGATGAACCTCGAGGAGGATGATAACCTGATTGGTATGCTCACAGTAGAGCCGGGTGCGGAGAAGAGCGAGATTCTTGTGGTTTCGGAAAACGGTTACGGCAAACGTACCGACATTGACGACTACCGCATCCAGTCACGTAGCGGCAAGGGTATCAAGACTATTCAGATCACCGAAAAGACCGGTAAACTTATTGCTATTCAATCTGTTGATGACACCAAAGATTTGATGATTATCACCCGTTCGGGCTTGACAATTCGTATGCCTATTTCGGAAATTCGCCTCACCGGTCGTGCGGCACAGGGGGTAAAGGTTATCAATTTGCGTGGAGATGATTCCATTGCCTCTGTTGTGGCTGTTCCTAAGTCCGAGGAGGAGGGCGAGGAAATTGTAACGGAAACAATTAATTAA
- a CDS encoding IS1478 transposase, with translation MLPRPKDTLQSSLFFDLRSTLNHRHPLFQLANKIDWAMFEREFSPLYSPDKGVEAKPIRLMVGLLILKHIRNVSDESVVEQWSENVYYQSLLTDKKVEKKREG, from the coding sequence ATGTTACCACGCCCCAAAGATACTCTGCAAAGCAGCCTTTTCTTCGACCTTAGAAGCACCTTAAACCACCGCCACCCGCTCTTCCAACTCGCCAACAAAATCGACTGGGCGATGTTTGAGCGAGAGTTTTCGCCACTCTACTCACCGGATAAAGGAGTCGAAGCAAAGCCAATACGACTGATGGTTGGATTGCTGATACTAAAACATATACGCAATGTTTCGGACGAAAGTGTTGTAGAGCAGTGGAGCGAAAATGTATATTATCAATCATTACTGACCGACAAAAAAGTTGAGAAAAAAAGAGAGGGGTAA
- a CDS encoding IS1478 transposase, translating into MHFRHRIGEAGFELILAESIRVNDDVDFDKPQVVFVDTTVQEKNITYPTDAKLHMKIVENCRGIAAKSGVTLRQSYARVVKALNRDIRFNKKQSKAARRKLKCIAGRLVRELDRELPLESLHREQIDLYKRVLSQTKDSKNKVYSLHEPSVCCISKGKEHEKWEFGNKVSVAYNEDGLIVGALSFRNEYDGHTLLPAIEQVVRLNHRPIKIVPCDRGYKGVSQVLGIPVLIPSNGKGCKSEYERKKLKKLFAQRAGIEPINGHLKSDHRMGRNFYKGIFGDNINSMLAAAAFNFKRAMNVLLDYILRWILQLFEQNISIKLQN; encoded by the coding sequence GTGCATTTTCGCCACAGAATTGGCGAGGCTGGGTTTGAGTTGATTTTGGCAGAGAGTATCCGCGTGAATGATGATGTAGATTTCGACAAGCCGCAAGTTGTTTTTGTAGACACGACTGTACAAGAGAAGAACATAACATATCCCACTGATGCTAAGTTACATATGAAGATAGTTGAGAATTGCAGAGGTATAGCTGCAAAATCGGGTGTTACCCTTCGTCAGAGTTATGCTCGGGTTGTCAAGGCGTTGAATAGAGATATCCGTTTTAATAAAAAGCAGAGCAAGGCAGCTCGCCGTAAGCTCAAGTGCATAGCAGGGCGATTGGTCAGGGAGTTAGATAGAGAGTTGCCTTTGGAATCATTACACAGAGAGCAGATAGATTTGTATAAGAGAGTTTTATCTCAGACTAAAGATAGTAAGAACAAGGTATATTCATTGCACGAGCCTAGTGTTTGTTGCATCTCCAAGGGTAAGGAGCACGAGAAATGGGAGTTTGGGAACAAGGTTTCTGTGGCGTACAATGAAGATGGATTGATAGTTGGGGCATTGTCGTTTCGTAATGAGTATGATGGGCACACACTTTTGCCTGCTATTGAGCAGGTTGTACGATTGAATCATCGCCCTATAAAGATTGTTCCGTGCGACAGGGGTTACAAGGGAGTTTCACAGGTTTTGGGTATTCCTGTTTTGATACCGAGCAATGGTAAGGGCTGTAAGAGTGAGTATGAGCGAAAGAAGCTGAAGAAGTTGTTCGCGCAAAGAGCAGGTATAGAACCAATTAATGGGCACTTAAAGAGTGACCACCGGATGGGTCGTAACTTTTACAAAGGTATATTTGGTGATAATATCAATTCTATGCTCGCCGCCGCCGCATTCAACTTCAAAAGAGCTATGAATGTTCTTTTGGACTATATCTTAAGATGGATATTACAGCTATTTGAACAAAATATCTCCATAAAACTCCAAAACTAA
- a CDS encoding Di-/tripeptide transporter, translating into MFKNHPKALIGAALANMGERFGFYIMMAMLVLFLSSKFGLEEGQAALIYSVFYALIYLLALAGGLIADKTRKYKGTIFTGLILMTIGYALISIPTPTPVPNVALYLTLTCAGLFVIAFGNGLFKGNLQAVVGQMYDDPKYSARRDSGFQIFYMFINVGALFAPLIAVGIRNWWLQTNGFLYNGDVSPLCHEYLGGNINPEQLERLTSLSQEVSINGVTDLTAFCNSYLDVFNTGAQYTFLAAVGAMLISVVIYLSNKNRLPDPANKAVAAKGTVEAPVMDTKEIKQRIYALFSVFAIVIFFWFSFHQNGVTLTYFAKDYTNLSMLKFDLGFTTIQGAEVFQFFNPFFVVFLTPVIIGLFGWLKAKGKEPSTPKKIAIGMGIAAVAFAVMSFGSMEVPALSDVKAMGGLDDAMRVTPFLLIGTYFILTIAELFISPLGLSFVSKVAPPQYQGIMQGCWLGATALGNQLLFIGAIFYKSIPIWATWSVFVAACLISMFTMLTMVKWLERVSK; encoded by the coding sequence ATGTTCAAAAATCACCCAAAAGCACTCATCGGGGCTGCACTTGCCAATATGGGCGAACGTTTCGGTTTCTACATTATGATGGCGATGCTTGTTCTATTTCTTTCGTCCAAGTTCGGGCTCGAAGAGGGACAAGCTGCTCTTATCTACTCGGTTTTTTACGCTCTTATCTACCTTTTGGCATTAGCCGGCGGTCTGATTGCCGACAAAACCCGTAAGTACAAAGGGACAATCTTTACAGGTCTTATTCTGATGACCATAGGCTATGCGCTGATTTCGATTCCAACGCCAACGCCTGTTCCCAATGTGGCTCTTTATCTTACACTTACTTGCGCCGGTCTGTTCGTAATCGCCTTTGGTAACGGTCTTTTCAAGGGTAACCTGCAAGCTGTTGTGGGACAGATGTATGACGACCCAAAGTACTCAGCACGTCGTGACTCGGGTTTCCAAATTTTCTATATGTTTATCAACGTTGGTGCCTTGTTTGCTCCACTGATTGCAGTTGGTATTCGTAACTGGTGGTTGCAGACAAACGGTTTCCTCTATAATGGAGACGTTAGCCCATTGTGTCACGAATATCTTGGTGGCAATATAAACCCAGAACAGTTGGAGCGTCTGACCTCTCTTTCACAAGAGGTTTCCATAAACGGCGTAACCGATTTGACCGCTTTTTGTAACTCATATCTTGATGTTTTCAACACCGGTGCGCAGTACACATTCCTTGCGGCTGTGGGTGCAATGTTAATTTCTGTTGTTATATACCTCTCCAACAAAAATCGCCTACCCGACCCTGCTAATAAGGCTGTTGCGGCAAAAGGTACTGTGGAGGCTCCCGTTATGGATACCAAAGAGATTAAGCAACGTATCTATGCTCTCTTCTCGGTTTTTGCAATCGTTATCTTCTTCTGGTTCTCTTTCCACCAAAACGGTGTCACTCTTACATACTTCGCTAAGGACTATACCAATCTGAGTATGTTGAAGTTCGACTTGGGATTCACTACAATTCAGGGGGCAGAGGTCTTCCAATTCTTCAACCCATTCTTTGTGGTGTTCCTAACTCCTGTGATTATCGGTCTATTCGGATGGCTCAAAGCTAAGGGCAAAGAACCTTCAACTCCAAAGAAAATCGCAATCGGTATGGGTATTGCCGCAGTTGCATTTGCAGTTATGTCTTTTGGTTCGATGGAAGTACCTGCACTGAGCGATGTTAAGGCTATGGGGGGATTGGACGATGCAATGCGCGTAACTCCATTCCTGCTTATCGGGACATATTTTATTCTAACCATTGCAGAGCTCTTCATATCGCCCCTGGGATTATCGTTTGTATCGAAAGTTGCACCTCCTCAGTATCAGGGCATTATGCAAGGATGCTGGCTTGGAGCAACAGCACTCGGCAATCAACTGCTCTTCATCGGCGCCATATTCTATAAGAGTATTCCGATTTGGGCTACGTGGTCGGTGTTTGTGGCTGCTTGTCTGATTTCGATGTTCACTATGCTGACTATGGTTAAGTGGCTCGAGAGAGTTTCTAAGTAA
- a CDS encoding 4-diphosphocytidyl-2-C-methyl-D-erythritol kinase produces the protein MNIVGRRADGYHNIETVMYPVCGLSDLIEIAPAKEFAFSQSGIYIDCDTERNLCVRALRLMQERFDIGAAALHIHKRIPTGAGLGGGSANGTTVLKMCNEIWRLALSDDKLTELAAELGSDTPFFVRNIPQFARGRGEILSDFPLSLAGYWLLLIKPDVGVSTKEAYEGVTPKTPEIPILQILQQPPVNWRDRLANDFESSVFAKLPLLAQIKEQMYGSGAHYAAMSGSGSTIFGLFASEPTIASQYFYHKELLR, from the coding sequence TTGAATATAGTCGGGCGGCGGGCGGATGGGTATCACAACATAGAGACCGTTATGTATCCCGTTTGCGGGCTGAGCGATTTGATTGAGATTGCCCCTGCCAAGGAGTTTGCCTTTTCGCAGAGCGGCATTTACATTGATTGCGACACTGAAAGAAACTTATGTGTCAGAGCTTTACGACTGATGCAGGAGCGCTTCGATATTGGTGCGGCGGCGTTGCATATCCACAAACGTATACCCACGGGGGCGGGTCTTGGCGGCGGCTCGGCAAATGGTACGACTGTGTTGAAAATGTGCAACGAGATTTGGAGACTTGCCCTGAGCGATGATAAACTCACGGAGCTGGCGGCGGAACTGGGCAGCGACACACCCTTTTTTGTCCGTAACATACCGCAATTTGCCCGCGGCAGAGGTGAGATTTTAAGCGATTTTCCTCTATCACTCGCCGGTTACTGGTTGCTGCTGATAAAGCCTGATGTGGGGGTGAGTACCAAAGAGGCTTATGAGGGCGTAACTCCCAAAACTCCTGAAATTCCAATCCTTCAAATTCTGCAACAACCCCCGGTAAATTGGCGCGATAGGCTTGCGAACGATTTCGAGAGTTCCGTTTTTGCCAAGCTTCCACTACTTGCACAAATCAAAGAGCAGATGTATGGCTCGGGGGCACACTATGCGGCGATGTCGGGCTCAGGCTCAACAATTTTCGGGCTCTTTGCAAGCGAACCAACCATTGCTTCACAATACTTTTACCATAAAGAATTGCTGAGATAA